Proteins from a genomic interval of Zingiber officinale cultivar Zhangliang chromosome 1B, Zo_v1.1, whole genome shotgun sequence:
- the LOC121978600 gene encoding protein JINGUBANG-like, with product MRLPWKRPAENRFFSTLRSNTFRAMEVISSHVAPPCAFPPLIHMRRRLRRSCLVPYGCLFPHLALAPYASLLPSCLNYCDPDPLDAESTMRDRKGEKSHGSKLLDLFDADPMAHSEDELPSGSGIGTSSAVASPGYFSDRNPTGGASSPLDFSIWTPLSVVSPFVKSPWAYLPLLSEAAADPAASGLVGSLVRKEGHVYSLAAGGDLLYTGSDSRNIRVWRGWRELSGFKSSSGLVKAIVIAGDRIFTGHQDGKVRVWRKSATNPSLHKRIGTLPRFKDLLRSSFNPSNYVKVRRHRRTVWLRHFDAVSCLCLDEEAGIVYSGSWDRTVKVWRVSDFKCLESIKAHDDAVNTVSTGIGGLLFTGSADGTAKVWRRESAGRGGGATRHVLVQALLRQESAVTAVAVVEVAGVVYYGSSDGAVNYWLWEGWRRQLAHGGRLRGHRMAVLCLAAAGRLVVSGSADKTLCVWRREKGSAGGVGGHTKLAVLKGHEGPIKCLAMEEEDAGHGGGPQGPRYLVYSGSLDQSVKVWRVLESEVPSGSTPAGSWGEVETRGEERWSSSLSSERAGTEVARRRSGSSQGVRSVGFGSPMRDESGKRAARMRATA from the coding sequence ATGCGTCTACCGTGGAAACGGCCGGCCGAAAACCGGTTCTTCTCCACGCTGCGCTCGAACACCTTCCGTGCAATGGAAGTTATCTCTTCCCACGTGGCACCGCCGTGTGCCTTTCCTCCGCTTATTCATATGCGACGACGCCTCCGTCGTTCGTGTTTAGTACCTTACGGCTGTCTATTTCCTCATTTGGCTCTTGCACCTTacgcctctcttcttccttcgtGCCTAAATTACTGCGACCCCGATCCTTTGGATGCCGAATCGACCATGAGGGATCGAAAGGGCGAGAAATCGCACGGATCGAAGCTTCTCGACCTCTTCGACGCCGACCCTATGGCCCATTCCGAGGACGAGCTCCCCTCCGGCAGCGGCATTGGTACTTCCTCTGCAGTCGCCAGCCCCGGCTACTTCTCCGATCGCAACCCCACCGGCGGCGCCTCTTCCCCTCTCGATTTCTCCATCTGGACTCCTCTCAGCGTCGTCTCCCCTTTCGTCAAGTCTCCCTGGGCTTACCTCCCCCTCCTCTCCGAAGCCGCCGCCGACCCCGCCGCCAGCGGACTCGTTGGCTCCCTCGTCCGCAAGGAGGGCCACGTCTACTCCCTCGCCGCCGGCGGCGACCTTCTGTACACTGGATCCGACAGCCGGAACATCCGCGTTTGGAGGGGCTGGAGGGAGCTGTCCGGGTTCAAGTCCAGCAGCGGCCTTGTCAAGGCCATTGTCATCGCCGGCGACAGGATTTTTACTGGTCACCAGGACGGCAAGGTTCGTGTCTGGCGAAAGTCCGCCACGAACCCCTCTTTGCATAAGCGAATCGGGACGCTCCCTAGATTCAAGGATTTACTGAGGAGTTCTTTTAATCCCTCCAATTACGTCAAGGTACGGCGCCACCGGAGAACCGTGTGGCTCCGTCACTTTGACGCGGTGTCCTGCCTCTGCCTCGACGAGGAGGCCGGCATCGTGTACTCCGGTTCGTGGGATAGGACCGTGAAGGTGTGGAGGGTATCGGATTTCAAGTGCTTGGAATCCATCAAGGCACACGACGACGCCGTCAACACGGTGTCGACCGGGATCGGCGGGCTGTTGTTCACGGGATCGGCGGACGGGACGGCGAAGGTGTGGCGGAGGGAGTCGGCGGGGCGTGGGGGAGGTGCCACCAGGCACGTGCTGGTGCAGGCGCTACTACGGCAGGAAAGCGCGGTGACGGCGGTGGCGGTGGTCGAGGTGGCCGGGGTTGTGTACTACGGATCGTCAGACGGCGCGGTGAACTACTGGTTGTGGGAGGGTTGGCGGCGGCAGCTGGCGCACGGGGGGAGGCTCCGGGGGCATCGGATGGCGGTTCTGTGCCTGGCGGCGGCGGGGAGGCTGGTGGTCAGCGGGTCTGCCGATAAGACGCTGTGCGTATGGCGGAGGGAGAAGGGCAGCGCCGGCGGCGTCGGGGGGCACACCAAGCTGGCAGTGCTGAAAGGGCACGAGGGACCGATCAAGTGCCTGGCGATGGAGGAGGAGGACGCTGGCCATGGCGGCGGGCCGCAGGGGCCACGCTACCTGGTGTACAGCGGGAGCTTGGACCAGTCGGTGAAGGTGTGGCGGGTATTGGAGTCGGAGGTACCCAGCGGATCGACGCCGGCGGGGTCATGGGGAGAGGTGGAGACTCGCGGCGAGGAGCGGTGGTCATCTTCTCTGTCGTCGGAGAGAGCGGGAACGGAGGTTGCGCGGCGGAGGAGCGGCAGTAGCCAGGGTGTGAGGTCGGTGGGGTTCGGTTCTCCGATGCGGGACGAGTCGGGAAAGAGAGCTGCTCGTATGCGGGCCACTGCATGA